One Myxococcaceae bacterium JPH2 DNA window includes the following coding sequences:
- the ileS gene encoding isoleucine--tRNA ligase, whose translation MSDAPEEKDYKDSVNLPRTDFPMKGNLAQLEPRMLGWWAEQDVWGRILQKNTGAEPFVLPDGPPYANGHLHAGHALNKVLKDIVVKFRNMTGRHCDFIPGWDTHGLPIEQAVEKRLKEKKIDKRTLSKDAFLEHCRAYALEFVEIQKAEFQRLGVFGSWNAPYKTLDFSYEAQEIRELATFARRGMLYRRKKPVYWCLTDQTALAEAEVEYAEHTSPSVYVAFRADPSLADRVPSLEGREVSFVIWTTTPWTLPANLAIAVNPSFEYVFYQLGERVLCVAKDLLPRVLAEVKADELAVKTVPLPGGDVSAAALVDPSRILAYARGEELEHVTYQHPFLERRGRVVLGEHVTLEAGTGLVHTAPGHGQEDYEVGLRYGLDIYNPVRPDGRYDDSVGEPLAGKRVFEANPLVIDLLVEKGALLNDKQDTVKHSYPHCWRCHNPVILSATYQWFIPLDRPLQGDTTYRQGVLDAVDRVRWVPAWGHSRIRGMLEGRPDWCISRQRSWGVPIPIAYCEGCEAAVVSPELMHAVADAVEKEGAGVWYRTPVKDFLGADFRCPSCGKGEFRRETDILDVWFDSACMFSAVLERRQRIPADLFLEGSDQHRGWFHSSLLVSVGTRDVAPYKACLTHGFVVDGKGEKMSKSLGNTVAPEKIIQQHGAEVLRLWVAASDYRNDVRLSEQILKGLSEGYRKIRNTVRYALSNLYDFDPARDAVAASALSPLDQWARGRLAEVVARVRKAYEDYEFHLVYATVVDFCAGDLSAVYFDILKDRLYTSRTDGPARRGAQTVLHEVASVLLRLLAPVMSFTAEEAWQVLPGRTAPSVFLADFPVAEASLDAALAERYGKLLAVRSAVQGVLEAARRDKRIGASLEARVVLTAEGSARALLQASLAELPSLFITSQVELEDAPAEGATALELTQALGEGARVTARVLPAHGRKCPRCWTYSEAVGTAGEVCLKCQDALGPVAPARA comes from the coding sequence ATGAGCGACGCGCCCGAGGAGAAGGACTACAAGGACTCCGTCAACCTGCCTCGCACCGACTTCCCCATGAAGGGGAACCTCGCGCAGCTCGAACCTCGCATGCTGGGGTGGTGGGCCGAGCAGGATGTCTGGGGTCGCATCCTCCAGAAGAACACCGGCGCCGAGCCCTTCGTCCTCCCCGATGGTCCGCCGTACGCGAACGGCCACCTGCACGCGGGCCACGCGCTCAACAAGGTCCTCAAGGACATCGTGGTGAAGTTCCGCAACATGACGGGGCGCCACTGCGACTTCATCCCCGGCTGGGACACGCACGGTCTGCCCATCGAGCAGGCGGTGGAGAAGCGGCTGAAGGAGAAGAAGATCGACAAGCGCACGCTGTCGAAGGACGCCTTCCTGGAGCACTGCCGGGCATACGCGCTGGAGTTCGTGGAGATCCAGAAGGCGGAGTTCCAGCGGCTGGGCGTCTTCGGGAGCTGGAACGCGCCCTACAAGACGCTCGATTTCTCCTACGAGGCCCAGGAGATCCGCGAGCTGGCCACGTTCGCGCGACGCGGGATGCTCTACCGCCGCAAGAAGCCGGTGTACTGGTGCCTGACGGACCAGACGGCGCTCGCCGAGGCGGAGGTCGAGTACGCCGAGCACACGTCCCCGTCTGTCTACGTGGCCTTCCGCGCGGATCCTTCGCTGGCGGATCGCGTGCCCTCGCTGGAGGGGCGCGAGGTGTCGTTCGTCATCTGGACGACCACGCCGTGGACGCTGCCGGCCAACCTGGCCATCGCGGTGAACCCCTCGTTCGAGTACGTCTTCTACCAGCTCGGTGAGCGGGTGCTGTGCGTGGCCAAGGACCTGCTGCCGCGCGTGCTCGCCGAGGTGAAGGCGGACGAGCTGGCGGTGAAGACCGTGCCCCTGCCGGGCGGTGACGTGTCCGCGGCGGCGCTGGTGGACCCCTCGCGCATCCTCGCGTACGCGCGCGGCGAGGAGCTGGAGCACGTGACGTATCAGCACCCGTTCCTCGAGCGGCGCGGGCGCGTGGTGCTGGGCGAGCACGTCACGCTGGAGGCCGGCACGGGCCTGGTGCACACCGCTCCGGGCCATGGCCAGGAGGACTACGAGGTGGGCCTCCGGTACGGGTTGGACATCTACAACCCCGTGCGCCCGGATGGCCGCTACGACGACAGCGTGGGCGAGCCGCTCGCGGGCAAGCGCGTCTTCGAGGCCAACCCGCTCGTCATCGACCTGCTGGTGGAGAAGGGCGCGCTGCTCAATGACAAGCAAGACACCGTCAAGCACAGCTACCCGCATTGCTGGCGCTGCCACAACCCGGTCATCCTGAGCGCGACGTACCAGTGGTTCATCCCGCTGGACCGCCCGCTCCAGGGGGACACGACGTATCGGCAGGGGGTGCTCGACGCGGTGGACCGCGTGCGCTGGGTGCCCGCGTGGGGACACAGCCGGATCCGCGGCATGCTCGAAGGCCGGCCGGACTGGTGCATCAGCCGACAGCGGAGCTGGGGCGTGCCCATCCCCATCGCGTACTGCGAGGGCTGCGAGGCGGCCGTGGTGTCCCCCGAGTTGATGCATGCCGTGGCGGACGCGGTGGAGAAGGAAGGCGCGGGCGTGTGGTACCGCACGCCAGTGAAGGACTTCCTGGGCGCGGACTTCCGCTGCCCGAGCTGCGGCAAGGGCGAGTTCCGCCGCGAGACGGACATCCTCGACGTGTGGTTCGACTCGGCCTGCATGTTCTCCGCGGTGCTGGAGCGCCGGCAGCGCATCCCCGCCGACCTGTTCCTGGAGGGGAGTGATCAGCATCGCGGCTGGTTCCACTCGTCCCTGCTGGTGTCGGTGGGCACGCGCGACGTGGCGCCCTACAAGGCCTGCCTCACCCACGGCTTCGTGGTGGACGGCAAGGGCGAGAAGATGTCCAAGAGCCTGGGCAACACCGTCGCGCCGGAGAAGATCATCCAGCAGCACGGCGCCGAGGTGCTGCGGCTGTGGGTGGCGGCGAGCGACTACCGCAACGACGTGCGCCTGTCCGAGCAGATCCTCAAGGGCCTGTCCGAGGGCTACCGGAAGATTCGAAACACGGTTCGCTACGCGCTGAGCAACCTCTACGACTTCGACCCGGCGCGGGACGCGGTGGCGGCCTCGGCGCTGTCTCCGCTGGACCAGTGGGCGCGAGGCCGGCTCGCCGAGGTGGTGGCGCGCGTGCGCAAGGCCTACGAGGACTACGAGTTCCACCTTGTCTACGCCACCGTGGTGGACTTCTGCGCGGGCGACCTGTCCGCGGTGTACTTCGACATCCTCAAGGATCGCCTCTACACGTCGCGCACGGACGGGCCGGCTCGGCGAGGTGCGCAGACGGTGCTGCACGAGGTGGCCTCGGTGCTGCTGCGGCTGCTCGCGCCGGTGATGAGCTTCACGGCGGAAGAGGCGTGGCAGGTGCTGCCCGGACGGACTGCGCCGAGCGTGTTCCTCGCGGACTTCCCGGTCGCGGAGGCGAGCCTGGATGCGGCGCTGGCGGAGCGGTACGGGAAGCTGCTCGCGGTGCGCTCGGCGGTGCAGGGCGTCCTCGAGGCCGCGCGTCGCGACAAGCGCATCGGCGCGTCGCTGGAGGCCCGGGTGGTGCTCACCGCGGAGGGCTCCGCGCGCGCGCTGCTTCAGGCGAGCCTCGCGGAGCTGCCGAGCCTCTTCATCACCAGCCAGGTCGAGCTGGAGGATGCGCCAGCCGAAGGCGCCACCGCGCTGGAGCTGACGCAGGCCTTGGGTGAGGGGGCGCGGGTGACGGCGCGTGTGTTGCCGGCGCACGGGCGCAAGTGCCCGCGCTGCTGGACCTATTCGGAAGCAGTGGGGACCGCGGGCGAGGTGTGCCTCAAGTGCCAGGACGCGCTGGGCCCGGTGGCTCCGGCTCGCGCGTAG
- the lspA gene encoding signal peptidase II yields the protein MKASLRTLILVVLAVVVADQGTKYLAVSRLTDALEGHSGLARVSAFVTEQNLDNDPPQDGGRRRVTQAYRLIEDYWHFRYVENPGAAWGMFGGLPDAVRKAFFPVVSLAALAFIFVMYRRTTPKQWLARTALALVMGGALGNFIDRLMRGYVIDFIDWHWRNQPGMRWPTFNVADAAICVGVALLLLESPKASRPEPAPAAPLTESPNP from the coding sequence ATGAAAGCCTCCCTTCGCACCCTCATTCTGGTGGTCCTGGCCGTGGTCGTCGCTGACCAGGGAACCAAGTATCTGGCCGTCTCCCGGCTGACGGATGCCCTGGAGGGGCACAGCGGGCTGGCGCGAGTCTCCGCCTTCGTCACCGAGCAGAACCTGGACAACGACCCGCCCCAGGACGGTGGCCGGCGCCGGGTGACCCAGGCGTACCGCCTCATCGAGGACTACTGGCACTTCCGTTACGTGGAGAACCCGGGAGCGGCCTGGGGAATGTTCGGTGGCCTGCCGGATGCGGTGCGCAAGGCCTTCTTCCCCGTGGTGAGCCTGGCGGCGCTGGCGTTCATCTTCGTGATGTACCGCCGGACCACGCCCAAGCAGTGGCTGGCCCGCACGGCGCTGGCGCTGGTGATGGGCGGCGCGCTGGGGAACTTCATCGACCGGTTGATGCGCGGCTATGTCATCGACTTCATTGACTGGCATTGGCGCAACCAGCCGGGGATGCGCTGGCCCACCTTCAACGTGGCGGACGCCGCCATCTGCGTGGGCGTGGCGCTGCTGCTCCTGGAGTCGCCCAAGGCGAGCCGCCCCGAGCCCGCTCCCGCCGCGCCGCTGACGGAAAGCCCCAACCCGTGA
- a CDS encoding prolipoprotein diacylglyceryl transferase, translated as MLPVLLRLTFTTLWTQVLLYAVAVATLASIAYNGWRGAQGTPEGKKGPRPPTTTDRLVRAASYAALGGMLAYFGLKYALPAEAFPDGRGEGIPIHTYGVLLATGFITAVTVASRLAQDEWRKVSFIEGKGWVDTEGPKKRELVLDMAFWVLVGGLLGSRALFVLVNWQDYARDWTQVFSLGGGLVFYGGLMGAGLAAFVFARRHQLDFLRLADVCIPTVSLGQCLGRLGCFSAGCCWGDVAGSHAHWVVHFPGSGLAQDLFGRVAGITSLAYSSQAADARYVVESTGEVLHHATPDAVRISDWVASHGTTLPVYPTQLFESVGQLVLFITLLYARRFRRFHGQVFAQWLMAYAVLRSTVELFRGDVERGTLHGLLASLDLGGLADAVPLEAWYNISTSQFISLCMFTFGAVLLSRRSPPSAVPSGVGPTPSAA; from the coding sequence ATGCTCCCGGTCCTCCTCCGCCTCACCTTCACCACGCTGTGGACGCAGGTGCTGCTGTACGCCGTGGCCGTGGCCACGCTGGCGTCCATTGCCTACAACGGCTGGCGCGGCGCGCAGGGCACTCCGGAGGGGAAGAAGGGCCCGCGCCCGCCCACGACCACGGACCGCCTGGTGCGCGCCGCGTCCTATGCGGCCCTGGGCGGAATGCTGGCGTACTTCGGCCTCAAGTACGCGCTGCCGGCCGAGGCGTTCCCGGATGGTCGCGGCGAGGGCATCCCCATCCACACGTATGGCGTGCTGCTCGCCACGGGCTTCATCACGGCGGTGACCGTGGCGTCGCGGCTGGCGCAGGACGAGTGGCGCAAGGTGTCCTTCATCGAGGGCAAGGGCTGGGTGGATACCGAGGGCCCGAAGAAGCGCGAGCTGGTCCTCGACATGGCGTTCTGGGTGCTCGTGGGCGGACTCCTGGGCAGCCGTGCCCTGTTCGTGCTGGTCAACTGGCAGGACTACGCCCGCGACTGGACGCAGGTGTTCTCGCTGGGCGGCGGGCTCGTGTTCTACGGCGGCCTGATGGGCGCGGGGCTCGCGGCGTTCGTCTTCGCGCGCAGGCACCAGCTGGACTTCCTGCGCCTGGCGGATGTGTGCATCCCCACGGTGTCCCTGGGGCAGTGCCTGGGGCGGCTGGGCTGCTTCTCCGCGGGCTGCTGCTGGGGCGACGTGGCGGGCAGCCACGCGCATTGGGTGGTGCACTTCCCGGGCTCGGGGCTCGCGCAGGACCTGTTCGGTCGGGTGGCCGGAATCACCAGCCTGGCGTACAGCTCGCAGGCGGCGGACGCGCGCTATGTCGTGGAGTCCACGGGAGAGGTGCTCCACCACGCCACTCCGGACGCGGTGCGCATCTCGGACTGGGTGGCGAGCCACGGCACGACGCTGCCGGTGTACCCCACGCAGCTCTTCGAGTCGGTGGGGCAGCTCGTGCTGTTCATCACCTTGCTCTACGCGCGGCGCTTCCGCCGGTTCCACGGGCAGGTCTTCGCCCAGTGGCTCATGGCCTACGCGGTCCTGCGCAGCACGGTGGAGCTGTTCCGAGGCGACGTGGAGCGCGGCACGCTGCACGGCCTGCTGGCGTCCCTGGACCTGGGCGGGCTGGCGGACGCGGTGCCCCTGGAGGCCTGGTACAACATCTCCACCAGCCAGTTCATCTCCCTGTGCATGTTCACGTTCGGTGCGGTGCTGCTGTCCCGCCGGAGCCCGCCGAGCGCGGTGCCTTCCGGCGTGGGGCCGACACCCTCGGCGGCGTGA
- a CDS encoding twitching motility protein PilT: MSEAGEAKRAISVRFHGALNDFLPAERRDVTFTHVLQGSPSAKDLIESLGPPHPEVDVILVNGVAVDFSHRMAAGMHVIAAPASYPLEVPEPALRVGPPLPDMPRFVLDVGLGRLAGFLRMLGFDTLWRNDFEDDELARISHDESRVVLTRDLGVLKRSEVVLGYFPRATEPSEQLVEVVRRFALTSRMRPFSRCIPCNGPLNSAEPHAVKDQVPEGVAERHTRFQQCPDCRRVFWPGTHHQRMEAIVEALRAREQTEPPRNAPEATREPEPPGPARPGT, encoded by the coding sequence ATGAGCGAAGCGGGCGAGGCGAAACGAGCGATCAGCGTGCGGTTCCATGGCGCGTTGAACGACTTCCTGCCGGCGGAGCGGCGCGACGTCACCTTCACCCATGTGTTGCAAGGCAGTCCCTCGGCCAAGGACCTCATCGAGTCGCTGGGGCCGCCGCACCCGGAGGTCGACGTCATCCTGGTGAACGGCGTGGCGGTGGACTTCTCGCACCGCATGGCGGCCGGGATGCACGTCATCGCGGCGCCCGCGTCCTATCCGCTGGAGGTACCCGAGCCCGCGCTTCGAGTCGGTCCTCCGCTGCCGGACATGCCGCGCTTCGTGCTCGACGTGGGCTTGGGGCGACTGGCGGGCTTCCTGCGGATGCTCGGCTTCGACACCCTGTGGCGCAACGACTTCGAGGACGACGAACTCGCGCGCATCTCGCATGACGAGTCGCGCGTCGTGCTCACGCGAGACCTGGGCGTGCTCAAGCGCTCGGAGGTGGTGCTGGGTTACTTCCCGCGCGCGACGGAGCCCTCCGAGCAGCTCGTGGAGGTGGTGCGGCGCTTCGCGCTGACCTCGCGCATGCGCCCCTTCTCCCGCTGCATTCCCTGCAATGGCCCGTTGAACTCCGCCGAGCCCCACGCGGTGAAGGACCAGGTCCCCGAAGGCGTGGCCGAGCGACACACGCGCTTCCAGCAGTGCCCCGACTGCCGCCGCGTGTTCTGGCCCGGCACGCATCACCAACGCATGGAAGCGATCGTGGAGGCCCTGCGCGCGCGGGAGCAGACCGAGCCCCCGCGCAACGCACCCGAGGCTACGCGCGAGCCGGAGCCACCGGGCCCAGCGCGTCCTGGCACTTGA
- the lspA gene encoding signal peptidase II: MPRKYILLLAVTLGVIALDQWTKYLVVQDLTTRFDGLDSLGQRLSALYSEPPPQGFNGLHFQPSRHIEVSENFFRIRYAENPGAAWGLFRSLPRETRGPLFHVVILGAVGLIVFYFRKLSGTDPTERWALWGLPLVLGGALGNYIDRLARGFVIDFLEAHWFDKAAWPSFNIADSAICVGVGMLLVDAIVRKEKPRATEGTPSKA, translated from the coding sequence GTGCCGCGCAAATACATCCTCCTTCTCGCCGTCACCCTGGGCGTCATCGCGCTCGACCAGTGGACGAAGTACCTGGTCGTGCAGGACCTGACCACGCGCTTCGATGGCCTGGACTCGCTGGGTCAGCGCCTCTCGGCCCTCTACAGTGAGCCGCCCCCGCAGGGCTTCAACGGCTTGCACTTCCAGCCGAGTCGCCACATCGAGGTCTCCGAGAACTTCTTCCGCATCCGTTACGCGGAGAACCCCGGCGCGGCGTGGGGCCTGTTCCGCAGCCTGCCGCGCGAGACGCGAGGGCCGCTCTTCCACGTCGTCATCCTGGGCGCGGTGGGCCTCATCGTCTTCTACTTCCGGAAGCTGTCCGGAACGGATCCGACGGAGCGCTGGGCGCTGTGGGGACTGCCGCTGGTGCTGGGCGGCGCGCTGGGCAACTACATCGACCGGCTCGCGCGCGGCTTCGTCATCGACTTCCTGGAAGCGCACTGGTTCGACAAGGCCGCGTGGCCCTCGTTCAACATCGCGGACTCGGCCATCTGCGTGGGCGTGGGGATGCTCCTGGTGGATGCCATCGTGCGCAAGGAGAAGCCCCGGGCCACCGAGGGAACGCCCTCCAAGGCCTGA
- a CDS encoding sigma 54-dependent Fis family transcriptional regulator translates to MSPLDPHPDDIHTSPGDVDEELAHAPSLGETLIVDPRAMVKLHKCRLVVTSGPDAGRSRVSDKERLRCGAHPGNDLVLVEDRTASRHHFEVQHTERGYLLVDLHSTNGTFLDGRRIERAYLSAGSQIRAGSSIITFAPLDEEVAVEPDRDGELCGMVGQSAKMRSVFGLIRKIAPMDVPVIIQGETGTGKELVARAIHELSGRKKESMVVLDCGAIPPNLIESELFGHEKGSFTGAVSSRPGAFERAQGGTIFLDELGELRLDLQPKLLRALENREVRRVGGNDVIQVDCRVIAATNRDLVKEIAAGNFREDLYFRLSVINIQLPPLRQRRDDISLILKRALEEPEVVDKHGRKRFSAEALGLLMAYSWPGNIRELTNVLSHVLTFSEGEEVLATHLPPRVRGQAREGPLPFNEHLSFKDAKEHLLENFEREYVTSVLSRCEGNLSRAARESGLHRKSIERLVKKYQLDTKGMKPR, encoded by the coding sequence ATGAGCCCCCTCGACCCGCATCCCGACGACATCCACACCAGCCCCGGCGATGTCGACGAGGAGCTCGCGCATGCTCCCTCGCTCGGTGAGACGCTCATCGTGGACCCCCGGGCCATGGTCAAGCTCCACAAGTGTCGCCTGGTGGTGACCTCCGGGCCGGATGCGGGCCGCTCCCGGGTGAGTGACAAGGAGCGCCTGCGCTGCGGCGCCCATCCGGGCAATGACCTGGTGCTCGTGGAGGACCGCACCGCCAGCCGCCACCACTTCGAGGTGCAGCACACCGAGCGTGGCTACCTGCTGGTGGACCTGCACTCCACCAACGGCACCTTCCTGGACGGCCGGCGCATCGAGCGGGCGTATCTGTCCGCGGGTTCGCAGATTCGCGCGGGCTCGTCGATCATCACCTTCGCGCCCCTGGACGAAGAGGTGGCGGTCGAGCCGGATCGCGATGGCGAGCTGTGCGGCATGGTGGGGCAGAGCGCGAAGATGCGGAGCGTCTTCGGGCTCATCCGCAAGATTGCCCCCATGGATGTCCCGGTCATCATCCAGGGCGAGACGGGCACGGGGAAGGAGCTGGTGGCGCGCGCCATCCACGAGCTGTCCGGGCGCAAGAAGGAGTCCATGGTGGTGCTGGACTGCGGCGCCATCCCGCCCAACCTCATCGAGAGCGAGCTGTTCGGCCACGAGAAGGGCTCGTTCACGGGCGCGGTGTCCAGCCGGCCCGGTGCCTTCGAGCGAGCGCAGGGCGGCACCATCTTCCTGGACGAGCTGGGCGAGCTGCGCCTGGATCTGCAACCGAAGTTGCTGCGCGCGCTGGAGAACCGCGAGGTGCGGCGCGTGGGCGGCAACGATGTCATCCAGGTGGACTGCCGCGTCATCGCCGCCACCAACCGCGACCTGGTGAAGGAGATCGCCGCGGGCAACTTCCGCGAGGACCTCTACTTCCGTCTGTCGGTCATCAACATCCAGCTCCCGCCTTTGCGGCAGCGGCGGGATGACATCTCCCTCATCCTCAAGCGGGCGCTGGAGGAGCCGGAGGTGGTGGACAAGCACGGGCGCAAGCGGTTCTCGGCCGAGGCGCTGGGGTTGCTGATGGCCTACTCGTGGCCGGGCAACATCCGCGAGCTGACCAACGTGTTGTCACACGTGCTGACCTTCTCCGAGGGCGAGGAGGTGCTCGCCACGCACCTGCCGCCGCGAGTCCGAGGACAGGCGCGCGAGGGGCCGCTGCCCTTCAACGAGCACCTGTCCTTCAAGGACGCGAAGGAGCACCTGCTGGAGAACTTCGAGCGTGAGTACGTCACGTCCGTGCTGTCACGCTGCGAGGGCAACCTCTCCCGCGCGGCGCGGGAGAGTGGCCTGCATCGCAAGTCCATCGAGCGGCTGGTGAAGAAGTATCAGCTCGACACGAAGGGGATGAAGCCTCGGTGA